The Vigna unguiculata cultivar IT97K-499-35 chromosome 6, ASM411807v1, whole genome shotgun sequence genome contains a region encoding:
- the LOC114188409 gene encoding zinc finger protein 572-like produces the protein MDRRDNGKQAVSDHGLLESSTKEKMKRSVLGSYKAEVESMADEENPSPKLSTCDICFKTFGCGKALGGHRRSHFMKQQQQKKVKTRFTDNHASKPGGDSNIRVICDFDDDDGKHICCICKKEFPTKNALFGHMRSHPERPWRGVSPPTQKNSSSPSSSYYHSPSSSLNSDSMEKNKEDHDADDGGHRLISPDEQHRRNEIDLSLCTSPSWLCKATRGRSSTGAYEAAETLFYMSCSKCFSSHERNRVFPKNDEVLPKTAPALIKQRKRKTFESSSSKKDKVKKIKFLFKGELKLGSTSNGAGECDDGEGKELNRCKGLSESGVEHDRDEKNKKKSFDDLNAESVIPTMQDHVGASDVKKINMDKKGKNSKKLVLNSKTKDSESEKASEEKADWYKCGACGKSFKTFQGLGGHRSVHKEKNTVSIDEPNPSEAVAVAVAEQNNSSSSSNMNKIEEPLFNETTLADQQPCQSSGVKKLNFDLNELPCAMDED, from the coding sequence ATGGATCGGCGAGATAATGGTAAACAAGCAGTTTCTGATCACGGGTTGTTGGAATCCAGCACGAAAGAGAAGATGAAGAGATCCGTTTTGGGTTCTTACAAAGCTGAAGTTGAATCAATGGCGGATGAAGAAAACCCTTCCCCAAAACTGAGTACGTGTGATATCTGCTTCAAGACTTTTGGGTGCGGCAAGGCGTTAGGTGGACACAGAAGATCCCACTTCATGAAACAGCAGCAACAAAAGAAGGTAAAGACCCGTTTCACTGATAATCACGCATCAAAACCTGGTGGTGATAGTAACATTAGGGTTATCTGTGATTTTGACGATGATGACGGCAAACACATTTGTTGTATTTGCAAGAAGGAATTTCCCACCAAGAATGCTTTGTTTGGGCACATGAGGTCTCATCCTGAGAGACCATGGAGGGGTGTGTCCCCTCCGACTCAAAAGAattcatcttctccttcttcttcttactACCATTCTCCGTCTTCTTCCCTCAATTCTGATTCCATGGAGAAAAACAAGGAGGATCATGATGCTGATGATGGTGGCCACCGTCTGATCTCACCCGATGAACAACATCGCAGAAATGAGATTGATCTTTCACTGTGTACTTCACCCAGCTGGCTTTGTAAAGCTACAAGAGGCAGAAGCTCCACCGGTGCGTATGAGGCTGCAGAAACTCTTTTCTACATGAGTTGTTCCAAGTGCTTTTCCAGTCATGAGCGGAATAGGGTTTTCCCCAAGAACGATGAGGTTCTGCCAAAGACTGCCCCAGCCCTAATCAAGCAGCGCAAAAGGAAGACTTTTGAATCGTCATCGAGTAAGAAAGATAAGGTGAAGAAGATCAAGTTTTTGTTTAAAGGGGAATTGAAGTTGGGAAGCACTTCTAATGGGGCTGGTGAATGTGATGATGGTGAGGGTAAAGAGCTGAACAGGTGCAAGGGTTTATCTGAATCTGGGGTTGAGCATGACCGTGATGAgaagaacaaaaagaagagTTTTGATGATTTGAATGCTGAATCAGTTATCCCAACTATGCAAGATCATGTTGGTGCTTCTGATGTGAAGAAGATTAACATGGATAAGAAAGGGAAGAACAGTAAGAAATTGGTACTGAATTCAAAGACAAAGGACTCGGAATCTGAGAAAGCGAGTGAAGAGAAAGCAGATTGGTATAAATGTGGTGCATGTGGAAAAAGCTTCAAAACTTTTCAAGGCCTAGGAGGACACAGGTCAGTGCACAAAGAGAAGAACACTGTGAGCATTGATGAGCCAAACCCCTCGGAAGCTGTAGCTGTAGCTGTAGCTGAACAAAACAACTCTAGCAGCTCCAGTAACATGAACAAGATTGAGGAGCCATTATTTAATGAAACAACCTTAGCAGACCAGCAGCCATGTCAATCTTCTGGTGTCAAGAAGCTGAACTTCGATCTGAACGAGTTGCCTTGTGCTATGGATGAGGACTAA